Proteins found in one Phocoena sinus isolate mPhoSin1 chromosome 19, mPhoSin1.pri, whole genome shotgun sequence genomic segment:
- the ZNF507 gene encoding zinc finger protein 507 isoform X2 translates to MEESSSVAMLVPGIGKQEAMLTAKTVISPSLEVDEKRKAKTDPLIHVIQKLSKIVEHEKSQKCLLIGKKRSRSSAATHSLESQESCEIPAKVTQSPAADNRRAEMSQIHFTPDSLAQNDGKAMSYQCSLCKFLSSSFSVLKDHIKQHGQQNEVILMCAECHITSKSQEELEAHVVNDHENDANSHTQSKAQQCVSPTNSLCQRTSGRNNETVPDIPVSVDSPQTHTIQTASVAEMGRRKWYAYEQYGMYRCLFCSYTCGQQRMLKTHAWKHAGEVDCSYPIFENENEPLGLLDSSVAAAPGGVHAVVIAIGDSELSIHNGPTVQVQICSSESLSSSSPLEQSVEGGVHLSQSVTLDPNEEEVLEVISDAEENLVADSLLSSAQKIISSSPNKKGHVNVIVERLPSAEETLPQKHFLMNAEIEEGKNLSQTEAKIACEGRDEVYHADKCTVDIGGLIIGWSNTEKKDSELINKGLATDENAPPGRRRTNSESLRLHSLAAEALVTMPIRAAELTRANLGHYGNIKLLDPDTGQRQVDGTLAAYSKMMSPLKSSSEGLTSFNQSNSTLVALPEGRQELSDGQVKTGISMSLLTVIEKLRERTDQNASDDDILKELQDNAQCQPSSDTSLSGSNVVEYIPNADRPYRCRLCHYASGNKGYIKQHLRVHRQRQPYQCPICEHIADNSKDLESHMINHCKTRIYQCKQCEESFHYKSQLRNHEREQHSLPDTLSIATSNESRISSDKTDGKCVQEGNKSSVQKQYRCDVCDYTSTTYVGVRNHRRIHNSDKPYRGCVRLLDCCHNKKVSSHPDGGPDFTEDKKEKKGIIPAILKL, encoded by the exons ATGGAAGAAAGCAGCAGTGTCGCCATGTTGGTGCCAGGTATTGGGAAACAGGAAGCTATGTTGACTGCCAAAACTGTCATCAGTCCATCACTGGAAgttgatgaaaaaagaaaagctaaaacagATCCATTAATCCATGTTATTCAGAAGTTAAGCAAGATAGTGGAACATGAAAAGTcacaaaaatgtcttttaattggCAAAAAACGGTCACGTTCAAGTGCTGCAACACACTCTCTTGAAAGTCAAGAATCTTGTGAGATTCCAGCTAAAGTAACCCAGTCACCTGCTGCTGATAATAGAAGGGCTGAGATGTCACAAATACATTTTACCCCTGACTCTCTCGCCCAGAACGATGGGAAGGCTATGTCTTACCAGTGTAGCCTTTGTAAGTTTCTGTCATCATCTTTTTCTGTGTTAAAAGATCATATCAAGCAGCACGGTCAGCAGAATGAAGTGATACTAATGTGCGCAGAGTGCCATATTACATCTAAAAGCCAAGAGGAACTTGAAGCTCATGTGGTAAATGACCACGAAAACGATGCCAACAGTCACACTCAATCCAAAGCCCAGCAGTGCGTAAGCCCCACCAACTCTTTGTGTCAGAGAACCTCAGGAAGAAATAATGAAACCGTTCCTGACATCCCAGTCAGTGTGGACAGCCCACAGACTCATACCATCCAAACGGCATCTGTGGCAGAAATGGGTAGGAGGAAGTGGTATGCCTATGAACAGTATGGCATGTATCGATGCTTGTTTTGTAGTTACACTTGTGGCCAGCAGAGAATGTTGAAAACACATGCTTGGAAACATGCTGGGGAGGTTGATTGCTCCTAtccaatatttgaaaatgaaaatgagccCCTAGGCTTGCTGGATTCTTCAGTGGCCGCTGCACCTGGTGGGGTCCACGCAGTAGTCATTGCAATTGGAGACAGTGAACTGAGTATCCACAACGGGCCAACAGTACAAGTGCAGATTTGCAGCTCAGAGTCATTATCATCTTCATCTCCTTTAGAACAGAGTGTGGAAGGGGGTGTTCATCTAAGTCAGTCAGTTACCCTTGACCCTAATGAGGAAGAAGTGCTGGAGGTGATTTCGGATGCAGAGGAGAACCTGGTTGCTGATAGCCTACTTTCGTCAGCACAGAAAATCATTAGCAGTAGCCCAAATAAGAAAGGTCATGTTAACGTGATAGTGGAGCGTCTGCCAAGTGCTGAAGAGACTCTTCCGCAGAAACATTTCCTCATGAATGCTGAAATTGAAGAGGGGAAAAACCTGAGCCAGACAGAAGCCAAGATTGCATGTGAAGGAAGAGATGAAGTCTATCATGCTGATAAATGCACTGTCGATATTGGGGGGCTGATCATAGGCTGGAGCAATACAGAGAAGAAAGACAGTGAGTTAATAAATAAAGGACTGGCTACTGATGAGAATGCCCCACCAGGCCGAAGAAGGACAAATTCTGAGTCTCTCAGACTACACTCATTAGCTGCAGAAGCCCTGGTCACCATGCCTATAAGAGCTGCAGAGCTAACGCGAGCCAACCTTGGGCACTACGGGAATATAAAGCTTTTAGATCCAGACACCGGACAAAGGCAAGTAGATGGTACATTGGCAGCGTATTCTAAAATGATGTCACCACTTAAAAGCTCTTCGGAGGGATTGACTAGTTTCAACCAAAGCAACTCTACCTTAGTAGCACTCCCAGAGGGTAGGCAGGAATTGTCAGATGGGCAAGTTAAGACAGGTATCAGCATGTCCTTACTCACGGTGATTGAAAAATTAAGGGAAAGGACAGACCAAAACGCTTCTGATGATGACATTTTGAAAGAATTGCAGGATAATGCCCAGTGCCAACCCAGCAGTGATACAAGTTTGTCAGGAAGCAACGTCGTGGAGTACATCCCAAACGCTGACCGGCCCTACCGCTGCCGCCTGTGTCACTACGCCAGCGGTAACAAGGGCTACATCAAGCAGCACTTGCGAGTCCATCGACAGAGACAGCCCTATCAGTGTCCTATCTGTGAGCACATAGCTGACAACAGCAAAGACCTGGAGAGCCACATGATCAACCACTGTAAAACAAGAATATACCAGTGCAAGCAGtgtgaagaatccttccattatAAG AGTCAACTGAGGAACCATGAGAGAGAGCAACACAGTCTTCCAGATACCTTGTCAATAGCAACTTCTAATGAGTCAAGAATTTCCAGTGATAAAACTGATGGAAAATGTGTTCAGGAAG GGAATAAGTCGTCGGTCCAGAAACAGTATAGATGTGATGTATGTGATTATACAAGTACAACGTACGTTGGTGTCAGAAACCACAGACGAATCCATAATTCTGATAAGCCTTATAG GGGCTGTGTTAGACTCTTAGACTGTTGTCACAATAAAAAGGTATCATCCCATCCTGATGGTGGCCCAGATTTCACagaggacaaaaaggaaaaaaaaggtatcatccctgccatcttgaagcttTAG